In a genomic window of Pseudomonas oryzihabitans:
- a CDS encoding carbon-nitrogen hydrolase family protein — protein sequence MPTLTLAAAQSASVAGDLASNLRTHLAFIAAAAESGVDLLLFPELSLTGYEPTLAAELALEPTDLRLQSLRDACREARLTAIVGAPVHGPAGLHIGALILGADGSCQVHTKQYLHPGESPPFTAGTGGDLLNIRGLNGALAICADSNHRAHATAARAQGADVYLVSAVIGATGYAADSAHLAAHARELGFPVLLANHGAPTGGYACVGRSAFWLADGQCLAAAPGAGELLLIARLEGTTWQGEPRPLLR from the coding sequence ATGCCCACCCTCACCCTTGCCGCCGCCCAGTCCGCCTCGGTCGCCGGCGATCTCGCCAGCAACCTGCGCACCCACCTGGCCTTCATCGCGGCGGCCGCGGAATCAGGGGTGGATCTGCTGCTGTTTCCCGAGCTGTCGCTGACCGGTTACGAGCCGACCCTGGCGGCGGAATTGGCGCTTGAACCCACCGACCTCCGTCTGCAGTCCCTACGCGACGCCTGCCGCGAAGCGCGGCTCACGGCCATCGTCGGCGCTCCGGTCCACGGCCCCGCCGGCCTGCACATCGGCGCCCTGATCCTGGGCGCCGACGGCAGTTGCCAGGTACACACCAAGCAGTATCTGCATCCGGGCGAGTCGCCCCCCTTCACGGCCGGCACCGGTGGCGATCTACTGAACATCAGGGGGCTGAACGGCGCCCTGGCCATCTGCGCCGACAGCAATCACCGCGCCCACGCCACGGCAGCCCGGGCCCAGGGCGCCGACGTCTATCTGGTCTCGGCGGTGATCGGCGCGACCGGCTATGCCGCCGACAGCGCGCATCTGGCGGCCCATGCCCGGGAGCTGGGGTTTCCGGTACTGCTGGCCAATCATGGCGCTCCGACGGGCGGTTACGCCTGCGTCGGTCGCAGCGCCTTCTGGCTGGCCGATGGCCAATGCCTGGCGGCCGCCCCTGGAGCCGGGGAGCTGCTGCTGATCGCCCGCCTGGAGGGGACGACCTGGCAGGGTGAGCCACGCCCCCTGCTCCGTTGA
- the bglX gene encoding beta-glucosidase BglX encodes MLNAPRLTALMLGLGLAVSATLATAQSFDSPEARAYVDALLAKMTLEEKIGQLNLVSVGPDYPKEAIMADIRAGKVGAMFNTVTRPDIRQMQDQVVHSRLKIPLFYAYDVIHGMRTIFPIDLGLASTWNLDAIATSGRISAIEAAADGLNLTFSPTVDVTREPRWGRASETFGEDTWLTSRIGATLVRAYQGNDLSAPDSLMACVKHFGGYGAVEAGRDYSNVDMSPQRLLQDYLPPYRAAVEAGAGSVMVALNSVNGVPATANRWLLQDLLRKDWHFQGLVISDHGAINELVMHGVAQDTRQAALKAFKAGVELNMHDDVYGKQLPALLAAGKVTQAEIDQATRDVLLTKYRMGLFQDPYRRLQGPDPVDTNAESRLHRIEARQVARESLVLLKNEKAVLPLRKGATLAVVGPLADSPRDVMGNWSAAGVAAQAVSIRRGLENAVAGNGKVLYAKGANLLADRDVLAYLNSYEPSVAVDERRPAELIAEAVAAARQADVVVAVIGESQGMAHEASSRARISVPDTQRDLIKALKATGKPLVLVLMNGRPLALEWEQEQADALLEAWFPGTEGGNAVADVLFGDYNPSGKLTMTFPREVGQVPLYYNHLSSGRPFDAAKPNKYTSRYFDIVNGPLYPFGYGLSYTTFDVSAPQLSSATLKQGDTLTAKVTVKNTGTRAGATVVQLYLHDVTASIARPVKELKGFQKVMLQPGESRELDFPITEADLRFYDNDLKLVSEPGEFKVMVGLDSERVREGSFTLL; translated from the coding sequence ATGTTGAACGCACCACGCCTCACCGCACTCATGCTCGGCCTGGGACTGGCTGTCAGCGCCACCCTCGCCACCGCCCAGAGCTTCGACTCGCCGGAGGCGCGCGCCTACGTCGACGCCCTGTTGGCGAAGATGACCCTGGAAGAGAAGATCGGCCAGCTCAACCTGGTGAGCGTGGGGCCGGACTACCCCAAGGAAGCCATCATGGCGGACATCCGCGCCGGCAAGGTCGGCGCCATGTTCAACACCGTGACCCGCCCCGACATCCGCCAGATGCAGGACCAGGTCGTGCACAGCCGGCTGAAGATCCCGCTGTTCTACGCCTATGACGTCATCCATGGCATGCGTACGATCTTCCCCATCGACCTGGGTCTGGCCAGCACCTGGAACCTGGATGCCATCGCCACCAGCGGACGCATCTCGGCCATCGAGGCCGCCGCCGACGGCCTCAACCTGACCTTCTCCCCCACCGTCGACGTGACCCGCGAACCGCGCTGGGGGCGTGCCTCGGAGACCTTCGGCGAGGACACCTGGCTGACCTCGCGCATCGGCGCCACCCTGGTGCGCGCCTACCAAGGCAACGACCTTAGCGCGCCCGACAGCCTCATGGCCTGCGTCAAGCACTTCGGTGGCTATGGCGCGGTGGAAGCCGGGCGCGACTACAGCAACGTCGACATGAGTCCGCAACGCTTGCTACAGGATTATCTGCCGCCCTATCGCGCCGCCGTCGAAGCCGGCGCCGGCTCGGTGATGGTGGCCCTCAACAGCGTCAACGGGGTGCCGGCCACGGCCAACCGCTGGCTGCTGCAGGATCTGCTGCGCAAGGACTGGCACTTCCAGGGCCTGGTCATCAGCGACCATGGCGCCATCAACGAGCTGGTCATGCACGGCGTGGCCCAGGACACCCGCCAGGCGGCGCTCAAGGCGTTCAAGGCCGGCGTCGAGCTGAACATGCACGACGACGTCTATGGCAAGCAGTTGCCCGCCCTGCTGGCGGCCGGCAAGGTGACCCAGGCCGAAATCGACCAAGCCACCCGCGACGTGCTGCTGACCAAGTACCGCATGGGGCTGTTCCAGGACCCCTACCGCCGCCTGCAGGGCCCGGACCCGGTGGACACCAACGCCGAGTCGCGCCTGCACCGCATTGAGGCGCGCCAGGTGGCCCGCGAGAGCCTGGTACTGCTGAAGAACGAGAAGGCCGTGTTGCCGCTGCGCAAAGGCGCCACCCTGGCGGTGGTCGGTCCCCTGGCCGACAGCCCGCGCGACGTCATGGGCAACTGGTCCGCCGCTGGCGTGGCCGCCCAGGCGGTATCCATCCGCCGTGGCCTGGAAAACGCCGTGGCCGGTAACGGCAAGGTGCTCTACGCCAAGGGCGCCAACCTGCTGGCCGACCGCGATGTGCTGGCCTATCTCAACTCCTACGAGCCTTCGGTCGCCGTGGACGAACGCCGCCCGGCCGAGCTGATCGCCGAGGCGGTGGCCGCCGCGCGCCAGGCCGATGTCGTGGTGGCCGTGATCGGCGAATCCCAGGGCATGGCCCACGAGGCGTCCAGCCGTGCCCGCATCAGCGTACCGGATACCCAGCGCGACCTGATCAAGGCGCTCAAGGCCACTGGCAAGCCGCTGGTGCTGGTCCTGATGAATGGTCGGCCGCTGGCCCTGGAATGGGAACAGGAGCAGGCCGATGCCCTGCTGGAAGCCTGGTTCCCCGGCACCGAGGGCGGCAACGCCGTGGCCGACGTGCTGTTCGGCGACTACAACCCCTCCGGCAAGCTGACCATGACCTTCCCCCGCGAAGTGGGCCAGGTGCCGCTCTACTACAACCACCTGAGCAGCGGTCGGCCCTTCGACGCGGCCAAGCCGAACAAGTACACCTCGCGCTATTTCGACATCGTCAACGGCCCGCTCTACCCCTTCGGCTACGGCTTGAGCTACACCACCTTCGACGTCTCGGCGCCGCAGCTATCCAGTGCCACCCTGAAGCAGGGCGACACCCTCACGGCCAAGGTCACGGTGAAGAACACCGGCACCCGCGCCGGCGCCACCGTGGTGCAGCTCTACCTGCACGACGTGACCGCCTCCATCGCCCGCCCGGTCAAGGAACTCAAGGGCTTCCAGAAGGTGATGCTGCAACCGGGCGAGAGCCGCGAGCTGGACTTCCCCATCACCGAGGCGGACCTGCGTTTCTACGACAACGACCTGAAACTGGTCTCGGAACCCGGCGAATTCAAGGTGATGGTTGGCCTGGATTCGGAGCGGGTGCGCGAGGGGAGCTTCACGCTGTTGTAA
- a CDS encoding MFS transporter: MPTRPLATASVSAPGVSSRLTLVFALAAGILVLALYAAQPLVGVLGPELGLPPSLAGLVSTATLLGYATGLLLLVPLTDLFENRRLILTTLSTNALALLLLAVAPSAPVFLVTAFAVGLSMSVIQMLVPVVAGLSEAANRGRTVGTIMSGLMLGVLLSRPLASLLAQWLSWRCLYALLGLLVGGLIPLLARSLPPLHPPAGISYGRLLLSLGRLLREEPVLRARAASQALGMGAFSVFWTSIALRLAEPPLTLGPNGIALFALVGVTGAIVAPLAGRAGDRGLTRPATLLAHATILVALLLAYWGGVSFAANRTVSLSLLLLAAIALDLGVIADQALGRRAINLLRPEARGRLNGLFTGLFFLGSALGAALSGLAWQIAGWPGVCWVGLVFALAGLAIALSAGRA; this comes from the coding sequence ATGCCCACCCGCCCTCTTGCAACCGCATCGGTCAGCGCGCCTGGAGTCAGCTCGCGCCTGACCCTGGTGTTCGCCCTGGCCGCGGGTATCCTGGTGCTGGCGCTCTACGCCGCCCAGCCGCTGGTCGGCGTTCTGGGGCCTGAGCTGGGCTTGCCGCCGAGTTTGGCAGGCCTGGTCTCGACCGCGACCTTACTGGGTTACGCCACGGGCTTGCTGCTGTTGGTCCCCTTGACCGATCTGTTCGAGAATCGCCGGCTCATCCTCACCACCCTGTCCACCAACGCCCTGGCGCTGCTGCTACTCGCCGTGGCGCCCAGCGCTCCGGTCTTTCTCGTCACCGCCTTCGCCGTCGGACTGTCGATGAGCGTCATCCAGATGCTGGTGCCCGTGGTAGCCGGGTTGAGCGAAGCCGCGAACCGCGGGCGAACGGTCGGGACCATCATGAGCGGCCTGATGCTGGGCGTCCTGCTCTCGCGGCCCCTGGCCAGCCTCCTCGCCCAATGGCTGAGCTGGCGCTGTCTGTATGCCTTGCTCGGCTTGCTGGTCGGCGGCCTGATCCCTCTGCTGGCACGCAGCCTTCCTCCCCTACATCCACCGGCCGGGATCAGCTACGGCCGCCTGCTGCTCTCGCTCGGCAGGCTGCTGCGCGAGGAACCGGTGCTGCGTGCTCGCGCCGCCAGTCAAGCCCTGGGCATGGGCGCCTTCAGCGTATTCTGGACCTCCATCGCGCTGCGCCTGGCCGAGCCGCCCCTGACCCTGGGACCGAACGGCATAGCGCTGTTCGCCCTGGTTGGCGTGACCGGCGCTATCGTTGCCCCACTGGCCGGGCGAGCCGGTGATCGCGGCTTGACCCGCCCGGCTACCCTGCTGGCCCATGCCACGATTTTGGTTGCGCTGCTGCTGGCATACTGGGGCGGGGTAAGTTTCGCTGCCAATAGGACAGTATCGCTGTCGCTCCTGCTGCTGGCTGCCATCGCGCTCGACCTCGGGGTCATCGCCGACCAAGCCTTGGGGCGCCGGGCGATCAACCTGCTCCGTCCGGAAGCCCGCGGGCGCTTGAACGGCCTGTTCACCGGACTCTTCTTTCTCGGTTCCGCCCTTGGGGCCGCTCTTTCAGGCCTGGCCTGGCAGATCGCCGGGTGGCCTGGGGTCTGCTGGGTGGGGCTGGTCTTCGCGCTCGCTGGCCTGGCCATTGCCCTGAGCGCAGGGCGGGCCTAG
- a CDS encoding LysR family transcriptional regulator gives MATLEHYRAFVATIEAGSLTAAAGRLGCSLQTVSRSLACLEEELGCELIRRTTRRLRPTPAGTLFYDRLKVALGAIDEARSEVLRGAAEIFGLLRVGASRHFAARFVVPAVTAFLAAYPETEVDLVLADERADLLAENLDVVIRIGDPLSMSLRGRPLVQLRRVLVATPAYLNRHGRPTVPADLAAHVCVVRTTGPERDLWPLTCQGIGIQVPVSGRLRCNEAAAANAAVVQGAGIGLAPLWQVRAELDQGLLELVLADYEPPPLPVQALWREHPTPTRIRAFVDLLQQRLAGERL, from the coding sequence ATGGCCACTCTCGAGCACTACCGTGCCTTCGTGGCGACGATCGAGGCCGGCAGCCTGACCGCAGCGGCAGGACGGTTGGGCTGCTCCTTGCAAACCGTCAGCCGGTCCTTGGCTTGCCTCGAGGAGGAGCTGGGCTGCGAATTGATCCGGCGCACGACCCGGCGCTTGCGGCCGACGCCTGCCGGAACCCTGTTCTATGACCGTCTCAAGGTCGCGTTGGGAGCCATCGACGAGGCTCGCAGCGAGGTGCTACGCGGCGCCGCCGAGATTTTCGGACTGTTGCGCGTCGGTGCCTCCAGGCACTTCGCCGCCCGTTTCGTCGTACCGGCCGTCACGGCTTTTCTGGCGGCCTACCCCGAGACGGAGGTCGACCTGGTGCTCGCCGATGAGCGCGCCGACTTGTTGGCAGAGAACCTGGACGTGGTGATCAGGATCGGCGATCCGCTCTCCATGTCCTTGCGCGGGCGGCCGCTCGTACAGCTACGCCGGGTGCTGGTGGCCACCCCCGCCTATCTCAATCGCCATGGGCGTCCCACGGTGCCCGCCGACTTGGCGGCGCATGTCTGCGTGGTCAGGACCACCGGCCCGGAGCGGGATTTGTGGCCGCTGACCTGCCAGGGAATCGGTATCCAGGTTCCCGTCTCCGGCCGGTTGCGTTGCAACGAAGCGGCGGCGGCCAATGCTGCTGTCGTCCAGGGCGCGGGAATTGGCCTGGCGCCGCTCTGGCAGGTCAGGGCGGAACTCGATCAGGGCCTACTGGAGCTCGTACTCGCCGATTACGAGCCGCCACCCTTGCCCGTCCAGGCGTTATGGCGCGAGCATCCGACCCCGACACGTATCCGTGCCTTCGTCGACCTGCTGCAACAGCGGCTGGCCGGCGAACGGCTTTGA
- a CDS encoding glucarate dehydratase family protein: protein MKIKRITVTPIAFRDAPLLNASGIHEPYALRSIIEVEGDNGHIGLGESYGDAPVLAVLKAMESSLVGLSAWDLNGLRARVVATVARLADGVEAGAELAPGSHPSKQVANAYSAFEVALLDLQARSLGIPLVELLGGAVRREVPFSAYLFLKYAEHIDAPYPPDRWGEAINPEQVVAQAARMIEENGFQSIKLKAGTLLGPDLEAACIKALRQAFPEAPLRIDPNGNWSLETSLRIAELLGDDLQYYEDPTPGLDGMAELHRRTGIPLATNMVVTDFAEFRRSVAQNSVQIVLADHHYWGGLRDTQILARMCDTFGLGVSMHSNSHLGISLMAMTHVAAAVPNLAYACDTHYPWQEEDEEVIQGGKLPIRNGCVAITDAPGLGVELDHEQLAKLHQQFLAIDIRSRDDVRQMRKYQPDWETRKPRF, encoded by the coding sequence GTGAAGATCAAACGCATCACCGTCACCCCCATCGCCTTTCGCGATGCCCCGCTGCTCAACGCCAGTGGCATCCATGAACCCTATGCCCTGAGATCCATCATCGAGGTGGAAGGCGACAACGGCCACATCGGCCTGGGCGAAAGCTACGGCGACGCCCCGGTGCTGGCGGTGCTGAAAGCCATGGAAAGCAGCCTGGTCGGCCTCTCCGCCTGGGACCTCAATGGCCTGCGCGCGCGGGTGGTGGCGACCGTCGCCCGTCTCGCCGACGGGGTCGAGGCCGGTGCCGAGCTGGCGCCCGGTTCCCATCCGAGCAAGCAGGTGGCCAATGCCTACTCCGCTTTCGAGGTGGCCTTGCTCGACCTGCAGGCGCGCTCCCTGGGCATTCCCCTGGTCGAACTGCTCGGCGGCGCGGTCCGTCGTGAGGTGCCCTTCAGCGCCTATCTGTTCCTCAAGTATGCCGAGCACATCGACGCCCCCTACCCGCCCGATCGCTGGGGCGAAGCCATCAACCCCGAGCAGGTGGTCGCCCAGGCGGCGCGGATGATCGAGGAGAACGGCTTCCAGAGCATCAAGCTCAAGGCCGGCACCCTGCTCGGCCCGGATCTTGAGGCGGCCTGCATCAAGGCCCTGCGTCAGGCCTTTCCCGAGGCGCCGCTGCGCATCGATCCCAATGGCAACTGGTCGCTGGAGACGTCCCTGCGCATCGCCGAGCTGCTGGGCGACGATCTCCAGTATTACGAAGACCCCACCCCTGGTCTCGACGGCATGGCCGAGCTGCACCGCCGCACCGGCATTCCGCTTGCCACCAACATGGTGGTCACCGACTTCGCCGAATTCCGCCGCAGCGTGGCGCAGAACAGCGTGCAGATCGTCCTGGCCGACCATCACTACTGGGGTGGTTTGCGCGATACCCAGATCCTCGCCCGGATGTGCGACACCTTCGGCCTGGGCGTGTCCATGCACTCCAACTCGCACCTGGGCATCAGCCTCATGGCCATGACCCACGTGGCGGCGGCGGTGCCCAACCTCGCCTACGCCTGCGACACCCACTACCCCTGGCAGGAGGAAGACGAGGAAGTCATCCAGGGCGGCAAGCTGCCGATCCGCAATGGCTGCGTGGCAATCACCGATGCCCCCGGTCTGGGCGTGGAGCTGGATCACGAGCAGCTCGCCAAGCTGCACCAGCAATTCCTCGCCATCGACATCCGCAGCCGCGACGACGTGCGCCAGATGCGCAAGTACCAGCCGGATTGGGAGACGCGCAAGCCGCGTTTCTAA
- a CDS encoding VRR-NUC domain-containing protein, with protein sequence MKAPLEDPFYYLHNFQRVLDWVALRYPDLLDDREQGFIAAFADLPQSSRALLVRLVMRKGEVFRASKLVYAEIGCPRAAAEPLVTLGWLLADPELHLIELFALLRKEELLGCFGNRLSKAGRKEDWLARLEAEQATPLAFSGWAGTLPELVGEGVWRLTLMDLCDRLRLLFFGNLHQDWTDFVLADLGIFQYETVAFSAESRAFGQRHEVDAYLHIQRCRQALRDGLPAAELLPLLPAERFANTWLELRRGKLLHELAQHHERLGELAQAQALYAASAHPESRIRALRMLERLQDWPAAQALAEAIAAAPAHDAERQQVARILPRLVRKQGGPPNKRRPASTVERLDFELVNDGLRRVEWLVREHLGRDEAPVHYVENTLLTSLFGLLCWDAIFLAIPGAFFHPYQREPADLRLPGFRERRAEAFAACLARLDDGSYPAVIRERFASKRGLASPFVAWGILGAELLEQALACLPAQHLRLCFERLLEDPENNRTGLPDLIQFWPAEGRYRMIEVKGPGDRLQDNQRRWLDFFAAHDIPVSVCHVQWQAAVTPA encoded by the coding sequence ATGAAAGCTCCGCTCGAAGATCCCTTCTACTATCTGCACAACTTCCAGCGGGTACTGGATTGGGTCGCCCTGCGCTATCCCGATCTGCTCGACGACCGCGAGCAGGGCTTCATCGCTGCCTTTGCCGACTTGCCACAATCCTCGCGGGCGCTGCTGGTGCGCCTGGTGATGCGCAAGGGCGAGGTGTTCCGCGCCAGCAAGCTGGTCTATGCCGAGATCGGCTGCCCCCGTGCCGCGGCGGAGCCGCTGGTGACCCTCGGCTGGCTACTGGCCGATCCCGAATTGCACCTGATCGAGCTCTTCGCCCTGCTGCGCAAGGAAGAGCTGCTCGGCTGCTTCGGCAATCGCCTGTCCAAGGCCGGACGCAAGGAAGACTGGTTGGCCCGCCTGGAGGCCGAGCAGGCCACGCCCCTGGCCTTCAGCGGCTGGGCCGGTACGCTGCCCGAGCTGGTGGGGGAGGGCGTCTGGCGGCTGACGCTGATGGATCTCTGCGACCGCCTGCGTCTGTTGTTCTTCGGCAATCTGCACCAGGACTGGACCGACTTCGTCCTCGCCGACCTGGGTATCTTCCAGTACGAGACGGTGGCCTTCAGCGCCGAATCCCGGGCCTTCGGCCAGCGGCACGAGGTGGATGCCTATCTGCACATCCAGCGCTGCCGCCAGGCGCTGCGCGATGGCCTGCCGGCCGCCGAGTTGCTGCCGCTGCTGCCCGCCGAACGCTTCGCCAATACCTGGCTGGAACTGCGTCGGGGCAAGCTACTGCATGAACTAGCGCAGCATCATGAACGCCTGGGTGAGCTGGCCCAGGCGCAAGCCCTCTATGCCGCCTCGGCGCACCCCGAATCGCGCATCCGCGCCCTGCGCATGCTCGAACGCCTGCAGGACTGGCCCGCCGCCCAGGCGTTGGCGGAGGCCATCGCCGCCGCCCCGGCCCATGACGCTGAGCGCCAGCAGGTGGCGCGCATCCTGCCGCGGCTGGTGCGCAAGCAGGGTGGTCCGCCCAACAAGCGCCGCCCGGCCAGTACTGTGGAGCGCCTCGACTTCGAACTGGTCAACGACGGCCTGCGCCGGGTCGAGTGGCTGGTGCGCGAGCACCTGGGCCGTGACGAGGCGCCGGTGCACTACGTGGAAAACACCCTGCTCACCAGCCTGTTCGGCCTGCTGTGCTGGGACGCCATCTTCCTCGCTATCCCCGGTGCCTTCTTCCACCCCTATCAGCGCGAACCGGCCGACCTGCGCCTGCCAGGCTTTCGCGAGCGCCGCGCCGAGGCCTTCGCTGCCTGCCTGGCGCGACTGGACGACGGCTCCTATCCAGCGGTGATCCGCGAGCGCTTCGCCAGCAAGCGCGGCCTGGCCTCGCCCTTCGTCGCCTGGGGCATCCTCGGTGCGGAGCTGCTGGAGCAGGCGCTGGCCTGCCTGCCGGCGCAGCATCTGCGGCTGTGCTTCGAGCGCCTGCTGGAAGACCCGGAGAACAACCGCACCGGGCTGCCCGACCTGATCCAGTTCTGGCCGGCGGAAGGCCGCTACCGAATGATCGAGGTCAAGGGTCCGGGGGACCGGTTGCAGGACAACCAGCGCCGCTGGCTGGACTTCTTCGCCGCCCATGACATTCCGGTGAGCGTCTGCCACGTGCAGTGGCAGGCCGCCGTGACGCCGGCATGA
- a CDS encoding ATP-dependent DNA helicase has translation MSYRIAVRALCEFTAKAGDLDLRFTPSPTALEGIEGHQRVAARRGPDYEREVSLQGDFEDLQVRGRADGFDAAAQRLEEIKTHRGSLDRQPGNHRHLHWAQAKVYGHLLCRTRGLSRLTLALVYFDIGNGAETVFTEDWTAADLAAHFELQCSRFLAWARQELAHRAARDTALATLAFPHADFRHGQRPLAEAVYKAASVGCCLLAQAPTGIGKTVGTLFPMLKAMPRQNLDRLFFLAAKTPGRALALHGLETLAAPVRVLELVARDKACEHPELACHGESCPLARGFYDRLPAARAAALAEPMQLTRARVRETALAHDVCPYYLAQELARWSDVVVGDYNYYFDGSAMLHALAQTQEWRVGVLVDEAHNLLDRARGMYSASLDQRRLAAGKAVAPPAIAKGLQALNREWNRLHKEQQVDYQVQPELPAAFLTALQRVVGLLTEHFGEPGQPPAPELQTLFFDLLQFMRLGETFGDHSLFDVTLLKGRGKTQSQLNLRNLVPAPFVGPRLAAARSCTLFSATLIPQHFHRDLLGVPAGSAWVDVASPFAAEQLEVRLIRLSTRYADRAASRLPIATLIASRYRQRPGNYLAFFSSFDYLDQVAEALAEAAPDVPQWRQSRGMDEAARQAFLERFQADGRGIGFAVLGGSFGEGIDLPGDRLIGAFVATLGLPQLNPVNEQLRQRLQRRFGDGYRYAYLYPGLQKVIQAAGRVIRTVQDRGCLYLIDDRFTQPEVRALLPSWWQVEEGAVPLPESLPA, from the coding sequence ATGAGCTATCGCATCGCGGTTCGCGCCCTCTGCGAATTCACCGCCAAGGCCGGCGACCTGGACCTGAGGTTCACCCCGTCGCCTACCGCCTTGGAGGGCATCGAGGGCCACCAGCGGGTGGCGGCACGGCGCGGCCCCGACTACGAGCGGGAGGTCAGCCTCCAGGGTGACTTCGAGGACCTGCAGGTGCGCGGCCGGGCCGACGGCTTCGATGCCGCGGCCCAGCGCCTGGAAGAGATCAAGACCCACAGGGGCAGCCTGGACCGTCAGCCGGGCAACCATCGCCACCTGCACTGGGCCCAGGCCAAGGTCTATGGGCATCTGCTGTGCCGGACTCGCGGGCTATCGCGCCTGACCCTGGCGCTGGTCTATTTCGACATCGGCAACGGCGCCGAGACCGTCTTCACCGAAGACTGGACGGCGGCGGACCTGGCCGCGCATTTCGAACTGCAATGTTCGCGCTTTCTCGCCTGGGCGCGCCAGGAACTGGCCCATCGCGCCGCAAGGGATACCGCCCTGGCGACTCTGGCCTTTCCCCATGCCGACTTCCGCCACGGCCAGCGGCCCCTGGCGGAGGCTGTCTACAAGGCTGCCAGCGTCGGCTGTTGCCTCCTGGCCCAGGCACCCACCGGCATCGGCAAGACGGTGGGGACGCTGTTCCCCATGCTCAAGGCCATGCCCCGGCAGAACCTTGACCGGCTGTTCTTCCTCGCCGCCAAGACGCCCGGCCGCGCCCTGGCCCTGCATGGCCTGGAGACCCTGGCCGCGCCGGTGCGGGTGCTGGAACTGGTGGCGCGGGACAAGGCCTGCGAACACCCGGAGCTGGCCTGCCATGGCGAGTCCTGCCCGCTGGCGCGCGGCTTCTATGACCGCCTGCCGGCCGCCCGCGCCGCCGCCCTGGCCGAACCCATGCAACTGACACGGGCGCGGGTGCGGGAGACGGCCCTGGCCCACGATGTCTGCCCCTACTACCTGGCCCAGGAACTGGCGCGCTGGAGCGACGTGGTGGTGGGCGACTACAACTACTATTTCGACGGCAGCGCCATGCTCCACGCTCTGGCTCAGACCCAGGAGTGGCGGGTTGGGGTGCTGGTGGACGAGGCCCACAACCTGCTCGACCGCGCCCGCGGCATGTACAGCGCCAGCCTCGATCAGCGCCGCCTGGCGGCCGGCAAGGCGGTGGCGCCGCCGGCCATCGCCAAGGGGCTGCAGGCGCTCAACCGCGAATGGAATCGCCTGCACAAGGAACAGCAGGTCGACTACCAGGTGCAGCCGGAATTGCCCGCGGCCTTCCTCACCGCCCTGCAACGGGTGGTGGGTCTGCTTACCGAGCACTTCGGCGAACCCGGTCAGCCACCGGCGCCGGAATTGCAGACGCTGTTCTTCGACCTGCTGCAGTTCATGCGCCTGGGCGAGACCTTTGGCGATCACTCCTTGTTCGACGTCACCCTGCTCAAGGGGCGCGGCAAGACGCAGTCGCAACTCAACCTGCGCAACCTGGTGCCGGCGCCCTTCGTCGGTCCGCGGCTGGCGGCGGCCCGCAGTTGCACCCTGTTCTCGGCCACCCTGATTCCCCAGCATTTCCACCGCGACTTGCTCGGGGTGCCGGCTGGCAGTGCTTGGGTCGATGTCGCTTCGCCCTTCGCCGCCGAGCAACTGGAAGTACGGCTGATCAGGCTGTCCACCCGCTACGCCGACCGCGCCGCCTCCCGACTCCCCATCGCCACCCTGATCGCCAGCCGCTATCGCCAGCGGCCGGGCAACTACCTGGCCTTCTTCAGCAGCTTCGACTACCTCGACCAGGTGGCCGAAGCCCTGGCCGAGGCGGCTCCCGACGTACCCCAGTGGCGCCAGTCCCGCGGCATGGACGAAGCCGCCCGCCAGGCCTTTCTCGAGCGCTTCCAGGCCGACGGCCGTGGCATCGGCTTCGCCGTGCTCGGCGGCAGCTTCGGCGAGGGCATCGACCTGCCCGGCGACCGCCTGATCGGCGCCTTCGTCGCCACCCTGGGGTTGCCCCAACTCAATCCGGTCAACGAGCAGCTGCGCCAGCGCCTGCAACGGCGCTTCGGCGACGGCTATCGTTACGCCTATCTTTATCCGGGCCTGCAAAAGGTCATCCAGGCTGCCGGGCGGGTGATCCGTACCGTGCAGGACCGCGGCTGCCTCTATCTTATCGACGATCGTTTCACCCAGCCTGAGGTCAGGGCACTGCTGCCGAGCTGGTGGCAGGTGGAGGAGGGGGCAGTGCCGCTGCCCGAGTCCCTGCCGGCCTGA
- a CDS encoding glyoxalase superfamily protein, with the protein MSDTAIAFGQPSPILRIFDDEKAREFYCHFLGFRLVWEHRFEPGLPLYAEVERAGLRLHLSGHHGDACPGSTVFVRMAGIRAFQAELLAQHYGFARPGIQELPWGLVMEIADPFGNRLRFCEEEAAG; encoded by the coding sequence ATGTCCGACACAGCCATCGCCTTCGGGCAACCCAGTCCCATCCTGCGCATCTTCGATGACGAAAAGGCGCGTGAATTCTACTGCCACTTCCTGGGTTTCCGCCTGGTCTGGGAACACCGCTTCGAGCCGGGGTTGCCGCTCTACGCCGAAGTCGAACGCGCCGGCCTGCGCCTGCACCTGTCCGGGCACCACGGCGACGCCTGCCCGGGCTCGACGGTCTTCGTACGGATGGCCGGCATCCGCGCCTTCCAGGCGGAGCTGCTGGCCCAGCACTACGGCTTCGCCCGCCCGGGCATCCAGGAACTGCCCTGGGGCCTGGTGATGGAGATCGCCGATCCCTTTGGTAATCGACTGAGGTTCTGTGAGGAAGAGGCGGCGGGTTAG